A single genomic interval of Acetonema longum DSM 6540 harbors:
- a CDS encoding peptidoglycan DD-metalloendopeptidase family protein, protein MKLLRSLLLLALFYLVPGLAYANLSMQVPVEAPKTSDFGWRMHPVYGTPRRHTGVDLGAAAGAAVHAATTGVIEYSGWIAGYGYYILINHGQDDSGQTIRTGYAHLSNLAGSFAGKQVEQGELIGYAGATGTVSGDCLHFEVRQGNSTGYGGLMGEVVNPEDYLGGLPMASGAGGDAEELFVPVDFFAFYDFAVPLRDMMDKMAAACTSGLKLLQQEMLALFLCLITMDLALAFLWSLFRQDSAQGMFEFLLHKSVVYGILLFFLQNWGSLVDLLRNYFVSSAALMFHKDIETAVAAVSDPAAVIQQGMHLTAPYFNYIESFHSPIAILFNQGLIAVAFLLGVLTVAIFLLLGIQIMLAYMEFYLMGVCSVVSVTLAGFRYTSDLPLANFGINGLLASAIKLMWMTFFAMFLTLMVQLIPQDGLVTNHAGAEDMTLDRFMETIGDIESGGDYSRPANAYGAKGKYQILESNWDTWCVEAGLPAGSPWTPANQDRVARYKMLQYYERYGDWREVAIAWNAGEAWIGSKALPEETVDYLEKLEQKGGGDSTVFNIVLAVERFFFVLLAALIGSRVSGVILRTFSGEGFRWRNA, encoded by the coding sequence ATGAAGCTTTTGCGCAGTCTCCTTCTTCTGGCGCTTTTTTATCTGGTTCCTGGCCTGGCTTATGCCAATTTGTCGATGCAGGTTCCGGTAGAGGCGCCGAAAACGAGCGATTTCGGCTGGCGGATGCATCCTGTCTACGGCACGCCCCGTCGGCACACCGGCGTCGACCTGGGGGCGGCAGCGGGTGCGGCGGTTCATGCGGCGACAACGGGTGTCATTGAATACAGCGGCTGGATTGCCGGCTACGGTTATTATATTCTCATCAATCACGGCCAGGACGACAGCGGCCAAACGATCCGCACCGGCTATGCGCATTTGAGTAATCTTGCGGGAAGTTTTGCCGGGAAACAGGTGGAGCAGGGTGAATTGATTGGCTATGCCGGCGCAACGGGGACGGTATCGGGGGATTGCCTGCATTTTGAGGTGCGGCAGGGAAATAGTACCGGCTATGGCGGGCTTATGGGCGAAGTCGTCAATCCGGAGGATTATCTGGGCGGATTGCCGATGGCCAGCGGCGCCGGCGGCGATGCGGAAGAACTGTTTGTACCGGTCGACTTTTTCGCTTTTTATGATTTTGCTGTGCCGCTGCGGGATATGATGGACAAAATGGCGGCCGCCTGCACAAGCGGGCTGAAGCTCTTGCAGCAGGAAATGCTGGCGCTCTTTCTTTGTCTCATTACCATGGATTTGGCTCTGGCGTTTCTTTGGAGCCTGTTCAGGCAGGACAGCGCCCAGGGAATGTTCGAGTTTTTGCTGCACAAAAGCGTGGTCTACGGAATTTTACTGTTCTTTCTGCAAAACTGGGGCAGCCTGGTTGACCTGCTGCGGAACTATTTTGTAAGCTCGGCGGCCCTGATGTTTCATAAAGATATCGAAACCGCGGTGGCGGCTGTTTCCGATCCGGCGGCAGTCATTCAGCAGGGGATGCATTTGACGGCGCCCTACTTTAATTACATCGAAAGCTTTCACAGTCCCATTGCGATTTTATTCAACCAAGGCCTTATCGCGGTTGCCTTCCTGCTGGGCGTTCTGACGGTAGCGATATTTCTGCTGTTGGGCATCCAAATCATGCTTGCCTATATGGAATTTTACCTGATGGGCGTCTGCAGTGTGGTCAGTGTGACTCTCGCCGGTTTTCGGTATACGTCGGACCTGCCGCTGGCCAATTTCGGCATTAACGGGCTGTTGGCATCGGCTATCAAACTCATGTGGATGACCTTTTTCGCGATGTTTTTGACGCTGATGGTGCAACTGATCCCGCAGGACGGGCTGGTGACCAACCATGCGGGAGCGGAAGATATGACGCTGGACCGTTTTATGGAGACAATCGGCGACATCGAATCCGGCGGCGATTATAGCAGGCCGGCGAATGCTTACGGCGCGAAAGGCAAATATCAGATTCTGGAGTCGAACTGGGATACGTGGTGCGTAGAGGCCGGGCTTCCGGCCGGTTCGCCGTGGACGCCTGCCAATCAGGACCGTGTTGCCCGATATAAGATGCTCCAATATTATGAGCGCTACGGGGACTGGCGGGAGGTTGCGATTGCCTGGAATGCAGGTGAAGCTTGGATAGGCAGCAAGGCATTGCCGGAAGAAACGGTGGATTATCTGGAAAAACTGGAGCAAAAAGGCGGCGGGGATAGTACGGTGTTTAATATCGTGCTGGCTGTCGAACGGTTTTTCTTTGTATTGCTAGCAGCCCTGATCGGCAGCCGCGTCAGCGGCGTGATCCTGCGCACCTTCTCCGGCGAGGGATTTCGCTGGCGCAATGCTTAA